The following coding sequences are from one Musa acuminata AAA Group cultivar baxijiao chromosome BXJ1-6, Cavendish_Baxijiao_AAA, whole genome shotgun sequence window:
- the LOC103988672 gene encoding mitotic spindle checkpoint protein MAD2 isoform X2, with amino-acid sequence MGSRTASKDIITLRGSAAIVSEFFGYAANSILYNRGIYPEESFTKVKKYGLPMLLTQDEGVKSFLAGLTSQLTEWLEAGKLQRVVLVIMSKATSEVLERWNFSIETDAEVVEKGVIKEKSDKEIMREIQAIMRQIASSITYLPCLDEPCVFDVLAYTDKDVAVPFTWIESDAKLIKDPQMVKLHSFDTKIHKVDTLVSYKNDDWDEQ; translated from the exons ATGGGGTCGAGAACAGCCTCCAAGGACATCATCACCCTCCGTGGCTCCGCCGCTATCGTCAGCGAGTTCTTCG GGTATGCGGCGAACAG CATACTCTACAATCGAGGCATCTACCCGGAAGAGAGCTTCACCAAGGTGAAGAAATATGGGCTGCCGATGCTGCTCACCCAGGACGAGGGCGTCAAATCGTTCCTCGCCGGCCTGACATCCCAGTTGACAG AATGGTTGGAGGCTGGGAAGCTGCAGAGGGTGGTTCTAGTGATCATGAGCAAGGCCACCTCAGAGGTCCTGGAGAGATGGAATTTCAGCATAGAGACAGATGCCGAGGTCGTCGAGAAGGG TGTCATCAAGGAGAAGAGTGACAAAGAAATCATGAGGGAGATTCAAGCCATCATGCGTCAGATAGCCTCCTCCATTACTTACCTGCCCTGTCTCGACGAACCCT GCGTGTTTGATGTGCTGGCCTACACTGATAAGGATGTCGCTGTCCCGTTCACTTGGATTGAAAGTGATGCAAAGCTGATCAAGGACCCCCAAATGGTGAAGTTACATTCCTTTGATACCAAG ATACACAAAGTGGACACACTGGTTTCTTACAAGAACGATGACTGGGATGAGCAGTAG
- the LOC103988672 gene encoding mitotic spindle checkpoint protein MAD2 isoform X1, protein MGSRTASKDIITLRGSAAIVSEFFGYAANSILYNRGIYPEESFTKVKKYGLPMLLTQDEGVKSFLAGLTSQLTEWLEAGKLQRVVLVIMSKATSEVLERWNFSIETDAEVVEKGVIKEKSDKEIMREIQAIMRQIASSITYLPCLDEPCVFDVLAYTDKDVAVPFTWIESDAKLIKDPQMVKLHSFDTKVGQRLISSLRCSFCLIAFIYLLFPTFIFV, encoded by the exons ATGGGGTCGAGAACAGCCTCCAAGGACATCATCACCCTCCGTGGCTCCGCCGCTATCGTCAGCGAGTTCTTCG GGTATGCGGCGAACAG CATACTCTACAATCGAGGCATCTACCCGGAAGAGAGCTTCACCAAGGTGAAGAAATATGGGCTGCCGATGCTGCTCACCCAGGACGAGGGCGTCAAATCGTTCCTCGCCGGCCTGACATCCCAGTTGACAG AATGGTTGGAGGCTGGGAAGCTGCAGAGGGTGGTTCTAGTGATCATGAGCAAGGCCACCTCAGAGGTCCTGGAGAGATGGAATTTCAGCATAGAGACAGATGCCGAGGTCGTCGAGAAGGG TGTCATCAAGGAGAAGAGTGACAAAGAAATCATGAGGGAGATTCAAGCCATCATGCGTCAGATAGCCTCCTCCATTACTTACCTGCCCTGTCTCGACGAACCCT GCGTGTTTGATGTGCTGGCCTACACTGATAAGGATGTCGCTGTCCCGTTCACTTGGATTGAAAGTGATGCAAAGCTGATCAAGGACCCCCAAATGGTGAAGTTACATTCCTTTGATACCAAGGTAGGACAAAGATTAATCAGCTCTTTGCGCTGCTCTTTCTGTCTGATTGCATTTATCTATCTTTTATTCCCAactttcatttttgtctaa
- the LOC135676608 gene encoding cycloeucalenol cycloisomerase-like has product MGAESSESLWFASNPSKRWGEAFFLLYTPFWLTLCLGIIVPYKLYEKFTELEYLILGLVSAAPAFLIPLLIVGKADSDKFWRDRYWLKANLWIIIFSYVGNYFWTHYFFTVLGASYTFPSWRMNNVPHVTFLLTHSCFLFYHMASNITLRRLRHSIADLPQSIRLVTEAAWILALSYFIAYLETLAISNFPYYEFVDRESMYKVGSLFYAIYFIVSFPMFSRVDEIDDEPWDLPRVAVDALGAAMLVTIILDLWRIFLGPIVPIPKLGQCSSQPGLAWFHMPQSFTQNQSM; this is encoded by the exons ATGGGAGCTGAGAGCTCGGAGAGCTTGTGGTTCGCTTCGAATCCTAGCAAGAGATGGGGAGAGGCCTTCTTTTTGCTCTACACGCCCTTTTGGCTCACCCTCTGTCTCGGGATCATCGTCCCCTATAAGCTTTATGAG AAATTCACAGAATTGGAGTATCTTATCCTCGGGTTGGTTTCCGCTGCCCCAGCTTTCTTGATACCACTTCTGATAGTGGGAAAG GCAGACAGCGACAAATTCTGGAGAGATCGGTATTGGCTGAAG GCAAATTTGTGGATTATAATTTTTAGCTATGTTGGAAACTACTTCTGGACTCATTATTTCTTCACGGTTCTTGGAGCATCATACACTTTTCCATCATGGAGGATGAACAAT GTTCCACATGTAACTTTCCTTCTTACTCATTCGTGTTTTCTATTTTACCACATGGCGTCTAATATAACACTTCGTAGACTGCGCCATTCCATTGCTGATTTGCCACAGTCAATTCGATTGGTTACTGAAGCTGCATGGATATTGGCTCTTTCTTATTTCATTGCTTACTTGGAGACTTTAGCTATTTCAAAT TTTCCTTACTATGAGTTTGTTGATCGGGAATCAATGTACAAAGTGGGATCACTCTTCTATGCAATTTATTTCATCGTGAGCTTCCCTATGTTCTCAAG AGTCGATGAGATAGATGATGAACCATGGGACCTTCCAAGAGTGGCTGTTGATGCATTGGGTGCCGCGATGCTTGTAACTATAATACTTGATTTATGGCGAATATTTCTTGGACCGATAGTTCCCATTCCAAAGTTAGGGCAATGCAGTAGTCAGCCAGGGCTTGCATGGTTCCACATGCCACAAAGCTTCACTCAGAATCAAAGCATGTGA